The uncultured Ilyobacter sp. genome has a segment encoding these proteins:
- a CDS encoding DUF1456 family protein, translating into MSNNDIMRAFRYALDIKDSQMIEAFGISGYELTLEDLKNFLKKDDEEGQVKCNDRIMTLFLDGFITLKRGKKEPKEGEVKKPEKKLTNNMILKKMQIALNLRSDDMLKVFKAAGLELSNSELSALFRNKDHKNYMECGDKFMRNFLKGLTISYRG; encoded by the coding sequence ATGAGTAATAATGACATAATGAGGGCATTTAGATATGCTCTAGATATTAAAGATTCCCAAATGATAGAAGCCTTTGGGATTTCGGGGTATGAACTTACACTAGAGGACTTAAAAAACTTTTTAAAAAAAGATGATGAGGAAGGACAGGTTAAATGTAATGATCGTATTATGACCCTATTCTTAGACGGATTTATTACTTTGAAAAGAGGTAAAAAAGAACCTAAAGAGGGAGAAGTTAAAAAGCCTGAAAAAAAGCTTACTAATAATATGATACTTAAAAAAATGCAGATAGCCCTTAACCTAAGAAGTGATGATATGCTGAAGGTATTCAAGGCGGCAGGACTGGAACTTTCAAATTCTGAACTGTCGGCTCTATTTAGAAATAAAGATCATAAAAACTACATGGAATGCGGAGATAAATTTATGAGAAATTTTTTAAAGGGACTTACGATCAGTTATAGAGGATGA
- a CDS encoding transglycosylase domain-containing protein, which produces MKNNMKKIFKVSILLAFLSIIVVGAISFSLIYSAYKSLPDVGELVESYTPSVPTTIYDSNDEVIDLIYRERRDTASISEIPENVKNAFVAIEDRRFYTHHGLDPLRLGRAIAVNISQRRAAQGASTITQQLAKNAFLTHEKKLARKVKEALITLEIEKRYTKDEILEKYLNEIYFGAGSYGIKTAARSFFEKDVEDLNLAEGAMLAGMPNRPSLYNPRKNLEQSLRRTKLVLNQMKKYGYITEDEYNRALKQKFLLEKELPENFIADEYTSVVKEKNSRKSLKSPDFTDIVEKRIFEMFDESTIYDGGLKVYTSLDLQMQKAALETFNNYQLLKENPKLQGALITIDSNNGYVKSIIAGKNFKTGNFNRATMAKRQVGSSFKPFVYFTALEEGIPMNTVIEDSEIEYGDWKPQNYGGYFSGNMTILQGMEKSVNIVAIKLLEKVGVRSVINTFKKTGVDVNIPYNLSIALGTMSMSPLDLATAYIPFSNGGYKVKPIFISKVLDRYGNVLYESPVEKEKIFTSDNVSLIVHMMKNVVANGSGRRSRVTDKDGNFVEQGGKTGTTNDYRSAWFAGVTPEYVTTLYIGYDDNSPMEKATGGGAAAPLWGEYYQKMINTDAYTPGEFQFMEDHIENGNLITANIDSKTGLLGDSSSISIRQGLFKRGQVPVENNSSYSKGLGSFFTEGVTLTDELSAEELKEIKNQSNLEDEKVISSDLF; this is translated from the coding sequence ATGAAAAATAATATGAAAAAAATATTTAAAGTCTCTATTCTATTGGCTTTTTTATCGATTATTGTTGTAGGAGCAATATCTTTTTCCCTTATATACAGTGCCTATAAAAGTCTGCCAGATGTAGGGGAACTTGTGGAATCTTATACACCTTCTGTACCTACAACTATATATGATAGCAATGATGAGGTAATTGATTTGATATACCGAGAGAGACGTGATACTGCATCCATTTCAGAAATACCCGAAAACGTAAAAAATGCCTTTGTAGCCATTGAGGACAGAAGATTTTACACACATCATGGGCTAGATCCCCTTAGATTAGGAAGAGCTATAGCTGTCAATATCTCTCAGAGAAGAGCCGCCCAAGGAGCTAGTACCATCACTCAGCAATTGGCAAAAAACGCTTTTTTGACTCATGAAAAAAAACTTGCCAGAAAAGTAAAAGAAGCTCTTATAACTCTAGAAATTGAAAAAAGGTATACAAAAGATGAAATTTTGGAGAAGTATCTAAATGAGATATATTTTGGTGCAGGATCATACGGTATAAAAACTGCAGCCAGATCTTTTTTTGAAAAAGATGTAGAAGATCTTAATTTAGCAGAGGGCGCTATGCTAGCGGGAATGCCAAACAGGCCATCTCTCTATAACCCAAGAAAAAATTTAGAACAGTCTCTCAGAAGAACTAAGCTGGTTTTAAATCAAATGAAAAAATATGGTTATATTACGGAAGATGAGTATAATAGGGCTTTAAAACAAAAATTTCTGCTCGAAAAAGAGCTTCCAGAAAATTTTATTGCGGATGAATATACTTCCGTGGTAAAAGAGAAAAACAGCAGGAAATCTCTGAAATCTCCTGATTTTACTGATATAGTTGAAAAAAGAATATTTGAAATGTTTGATGAAAGTACCATTTATGACGGTGGACTAAAAGTCTATACATCCCTTGACCTGCAGATGCAAAAAGCAGCACTTGAAACATTTAATAATTATCAGTTGTTGAAAGAAAATCCTAAGTTACAGGGAGCACTTATAACTATAGATTCAAACAATGGTTATGTAAAGAGTATAATAGCCGGTAAAAACTTCAAAACTGGAAATTTCAACAGAGCAACTATGGCAAAAAGGCAGGTGGGGTCTTCATTTAAACCCTTTGTATATTTTACTGCTTTAGAGGAAGGGATTCCTATGAATACAGTTATAGAGGACTCTGAGATAGAATATGGAGACTGGAAACCTCAGAATTACGGGGGGTACTTTTCAGGGAACATGACTATTTTACAAGGTATGGAAAAATCTGTAAATATAGTGGCAATAAAACTTCTTGAAAAGGTAGGAGTGAGAAGCGTCATAAATACATTTAAAAAAACAGGGGTAGATGTGAACATACCGTATAATCTTTCTATTGCTCTAGGTACAATGAGCATGAGTCCCCTAGATCTTGCTACGGCTTATATACCATTTTCAAATGGCGGTTACAAGGTTAAACCTATATTTATCTCAAAAGTTCTAGATAGATATGGAAATGTCCTCTATGAATCGCCTGTAGAGAAGGAAAAAATATTTACCAGTGACAACGTATCTTTAATTGTTCATATGATGAAAAATGTAGTGGCTAATGGCTCAGGAAGAAGGTCTCGTGTTACTGATAAGGACGGAAATTTCGTGGAACAGGGTGGTAAAACAGGAACAACTAATGATTACAGGTCTGCCTGGTTTGCAGGAGTAACTCCTGAGTACGTCACAACTCTTTATATAGGTTATGATGATAATTCGCCTATGGAAAAAGCCACAGGTGGAGGAGCAGCTGCACCTCTTTGGGGAGAATATTATCAGAAAATGATAAATACAGATGCCTATACTCCTGGTGAATTTCAGTTTATGGAAGATCATATAGAGAATGGAAATCTCATAACTGCAAATATTGATTCTAAGACTGGACTGCTTGGGGATTCTTCAAGTATATCCATAAGACAAGGACTTTTCAAAAGAGGACAGGTTCCTGTAGAAAATAATAGTAGTTATTCAAAGGGTCTCGGAAGCTTCTTTACAGAAGGGGTTACACTGACAGATGAACTTTCAGCAGAGGAGCTAAAAGAGATAAAAAATCAGTCCAACTTAGAAGACGAGAAAGTAATCTCAAGTGATCTTTTTTAA
- the rlmN gene encoding 23S rRNA (adenine(2503)-C(2))-methyltransferase RlmN produces MESTTNLLNLNLKELEDFIVSIGMKKFNGKQIFDWLHGKIIRNIDDMTNISKKNRELLQSKSYIPFLNIVKHKTSKIDYTEKFVFKLEDGNTIETVLLKHKERNTLCISSQVGCPVKCSFCATGLDGFVRNLNVHEILNQVYTVQRRFFKSEGKNITNVVFMGMGEPMLNIENVIKAVDILSDENGMNISKRRITISTSGIIPGIEKLLQEKIPVELAISLHAITNDKRDALIPINRKYPLEDLYTILNEYQKITKRRITFEYVLIDKLNVTQSDADRLAEFMHSFDHVLNLIPYNPVPGNDYERPSPEKIKKFYNYLLNDRKVNVTLRHEKGSDIDGACGQLRQNVKK; encoded by the coding sequence ATGGAGAGTACAACAAATCTCTTAAATTTAAATTTAAAAGAGTTAGAAGATTTTATTGTTTCCATCGGAATGAAGAAGTTTAATGGTAAGCAGATATTCGACTGGCTTCATGGAAAGATAATCAGAAATATAGATGATATGACAAATATCTCTAAGAAAAACAGAGAGCTTCTTCAGTCAAAAAGCTACATTCCTTTTTTAAATATTGTAAAACACAAAACTTCTAAAATAGACTATACAGAAAAGTTTGTTTTTAAATTAGAGGATGGAAATACAATAGAAACAGTTCTTTTAAAGCATAAAGAGAGAAATACTCTTTGTATTTCATCACAAGTGGGATGTCCTGTAAAGTGTAGTTTTTGTGCCACAGGATTAGACGGCTTTGTGAGAAATCTAAATGTACATGAAATCTTAAACCAAGTATATACGGTACAGAGAAGGTTTTTTAAAAGTGAAGGAAAGAATATAACAAACGTAGTTTTTATGGGTATGGGAGAACCAATGTTAAACATTGAAAATGTCATAAAAGCAGTGGATATTCTTTCAGATGAAAATGGTATGAATATTTCTAAGAGAAGAATAACCATCTCTACTTCAGGTATTATTCCAGGTATCGAAAAGCTTTTACAGGAAAAGATACCGGTAGAACTTGCGATATCTCTTCATGCAATAACAAATGATAAAAGAGATGCTTTGATACCTATAAACAGAAAATATCCTTTAGAGGATCTATACACAATACTAAATGAATACCAAAAAATTACAAAGAGAAGGATAACTTTTGAATATGTTCTCATCGACAAGTTGAACGTAACTCAGAGTGATGCAGACAGACTTGCCGAATTTATGCATAGCTTCGACCATGTTTTAAATCTTATCCCTTACAATCCAGTTCCTGGAAACGACTATGAGAGACCATCTCCTGAAAAGATAAAGAAGTTTTATAATTATCTTTTAAATGACAGGAAGGTGAATGTAACTCTAAGACATGAAAAAGGTTCTGATATTGATGGTGCGTGTGGCCAGCTGAGACAGAACGTAAAAAAATAA
- a CDS encoding alanyl-tRNA editing protein translates to MDKIITVSCEKVKNGYKIVLENSPLYPDGKGGQLGDRGTIAHRNILSVEKDYVLVDGEVRLGENDIHIDYDRRKDIEVQHTAQHLFSAIAYKRYSLNTVGFRMSEDYSTVDLDSKEITEETIKAIEKMVNSVIKSSLPVEISTVTKEEAVSLEELRKTVSEKVTGDVRIVKIGDLDTNACGGFHVENTSEMQLFKILSWEKIKGNYTRFYYVAGDRAIEDYYGKNKLVAELCRSLSCRENEIITMLDKVVSDKKSAELELRSITQKYAEILSKDLMNNSENINGKKLIFYPENSLTSNFLPKYTDISEYILIFGESGQFTITSENINCKDFFNFLKTTGEIRGGGNESRVNFKGDLSKELIFQHLKVYLSKL, encoded by the coding sequence ATGGATAAAATTATAACTGTTTCATGTGAAAAAGTTAAAAATGGATATAAAATAGTTTTAGAAAATTCACCCCTATACCCGGATGGTAAAGGCGGACAGCTAGGAGATAGAGGAACCATAGCCCATAGGAATATCCTGTCCGTAGAAAAGGACTATGTGCTAGTTGACGGTGAAGTCCGTCTAGGAGAAAATGATATTCATATAGATTACGACAGAAGGAAGGATATAGAGGTGCAGCACACTGCCCAGCATCTTTTCTCAGCAATAGCTTACAAAAGGTACTCTTTAAATACCGTAGGATTTAGAATGTCTGAAGACTATTCCACGGTGGATTTAGACTCAAAAGAAATCACAGAAGAAACAATAAAAGCCATAGAGAAAATGGTAAATAGTGTCATAAAAAGTTCACTTCCAGTGGAGATCTCTACTGTTACCAAAGAGGAGGCAGTATCTCTTGAAGAACTGAGGAAAACTGTGAGTGAGAAAGTTACGGGAGATGTTCGTATAGTGAAAATAGGTGACCTGGATACAAATGCCTGCGGGGGGTTTCATGTAGAGAATACGAGTGAGATGCAGCTTTTTAAAATCCTGTCATGGGAAAAGATAAAAGGAAATTATACAAGATTTTATTATGTAGCAGGGGACAGAGCCATAGAAGATTATTATGGCAAAAATAAACTGGTGGCGGAGCTGTGCAGAAGTCTTAGCTGCAGGGAAAATGAAATAATAACTATGCTGGATAAGGTGGTTTCTGATAAAAAATCTGCGGAACTAGAACTTCGTTCTATAACACAAAAATATGCAGAAATTTTGTCCAAAGATCTTATGAATAATTCAGAAAATATAAATGGAAAGAAACTTATATTTTATCCGGAAAATAGCTTGACATCAAACTTTCTTCCAAAATATACAGATATTTCAGAATATATTTTAATTTTTGGAGAATCAGGACAGTTTACGATCACTTCTGAAAATATAAATTGCAAGGATTTTTTTAATTTTTTAAAAACAACAGGGGAGATAAGGGGCGGTGGAAATGAATCAAGGGTCAATTTTAAAGGTGACCTTTCAAAAGAGCTTATTTTTCAACACCTGAAAGTCTATTTATCTAAGTTGTAA
- a CDS encoding carbonic anhydrase, which produces MKYLDLIKKNSDWVEEKLNLDKSYFDKLSKGQKPPFLYIGCSDSRMPIDTFTKSEPGSFFIHRNIANQVFTNDMSLLSVLEYAVENLEVEHIIVSGHYDCGGIKSAYKNDGCTDLTGNWLMPIKKIIMQNREELDKIEDLSDRLDRITELNVLEQLMHIFKIPFVKNRILSGKYPKIHGWILDIRHGKIKEIEYPIEQWKKDGIIPINYEI; this is translated from the coding sequence ATGAAATATTTAGATTTAATAAAGAAAAACAGCGACTGGGTAGAAGAAAAATTAAACCTAGATAAGAGTTACTTTGACAAGTTATCAAAAGGACAAAAACCTCCATTTCTTTATATCGGATGTTCAGACAGCAGAATGCCCATAGACACATTTACGAAATCCGAACCGGGAAGTTTCTTCATACACAGAAACATTGCCAATCAGGTGTTCACAAATGATATGAGTCTGCTTTCGGTTCTGGAATATGCTGTAGAAAACCTGGAAGTGGAACATATAATAGTCTCAGGTCACTATGACTGCGGAGGAATAAAATCGGCATATAAAAATGACGGTTGCACAGATCTTACAGGAAACTGGCTCATGCCTATAAAGAAAATAATTATGCAAAACAGAGAAGAGCTGGATAAGATAGAGGATCTTAGTGATAGACTAGACAGAATAACCGAACTGAATGTCCTCGAGCAGCTTATGCATATATTTAAAATTCCTTTTGTAAAAAACAGAATATTATCCGGGAAATACCCCAAAATACATGGATGGATATTAGATATCAGACACGGAAAAATTAAAGAGATTGAATATCCTATAGAACAATGGAAAAAGGATGGTATTATCCCCATTAATTATGAAATTTAA
- a CDS encoding tetratricopeptide repeat protein, producing MKIEMKIRWIILLFLIFTGCSQINNYKKTEENTVRNHYKNAIKSEPNDEFEYFNRGLTRYFSGDIIGATRDYNKTIELDPKFKHAYDSRGISKGNLEDFEGAIKDFDKVIELDPEFIYAYNNRGFTKAKLRDFEGAIKDYNKAIELSPNFKLAYFNRGNTKYFSEDYKGAINDYSKVIKLDPKSKLAYNNRGLAKGDSGDYKGAIKDYDKAIELDPNFRLAYNNRGFTKAELEDYKGAIKDYDKTLELDPNFKLAYNNRGMTKVELKDYYGAIEDYSKAIELDSNFEVAYYRRGLVKTKLRDYRGAIKDYDEVIKLDPNFKLAYYNRGLIKTRLGDFEGAIKDFDKTIELDPNDKEAKEMYKRFQVTIEKK from the coding sequence ATGAAAATAGAAATGAAAATTAGATGGATAATCTTATTATTTTTAATTTTTACAGGATGTTCACAAATTAATAATTATAAGAAAACAGAAGAAAATACTGTGAGAAATCACTATAAGAATGCAATAAAATCAGAACCAAATGATGAATTTGAATATTTTAATAGAGGATTAACAAGATATTTTTCAGGGGATATTATTGGGGCAACAAGAGATTATAACAAAACAATAGAATTAGATCCAAAATTTAAACATGCATATGATAGCAGAGGTATATCTAAAGGTAACTTAGAAGATTTTGAAGGTGCCATAAAGGATTTTGATAAGGTGATAGAACTGGATCCAGAATTCATATATGCATATAATAACAGAGGCTTTACGAAAGCTAAATTAAGAGATTTTGAAGGTGCCATAAAGGATTATAATAAGGCAATAGAATTGAGTCCAAATTTCAAACTGGCATATTTTAATAGAGGAAATACAAAATATTTTTCTGAAGATTATAAAGGTGCAATTAATGATTATAGTAAAGTGATAAAACTAGACCCCAAATCTAAACTGGCATATAATAATAGAGGATTAGCAAAAGGGGACTCAGGAGATTATAAAGGAGCCATAAAGGATTATGATAAGGCAATAGAATTGGATCCAAATTTTAGGCTTGCATATAATAATAGAGGTTTTACAAAAGCGGAATTAGAAGACTATAAAGGAGCCATAAAGGATTATGATAAGACACTAGAATTGGATCCAAATTTTAAACTGGCATATAACAATAGAGGAATGACAAAAGTTGAACTAAAAGACTATTATGGTGCAATAGAAGATTATAGCAAAGCAATAGAACTGGATTCGAATTTTGAAGTTGCATATTACAGAAGGGGATTGGTAAAAACTAAATTAAGAGATTATCGTGGTGCAATAAAAGATTATGATGAAGTAATAAAACTGGATCCAAATTTTAAACTGGCATATTATAATAGGGGATTAATAAAAACTAGATTAGGAGATTTTGAAGGAGCCATAAAGGATTTTGATAAGACAATAGAATTGGATCCAAATGATAAAGAGGCAAAGGAAATGTATAAAAGATTTCAGGTTACTATAGAGAAGAAATAA
- a CDS encoding Cof-type HAD-IIB family hydrolase: MDDKNKIKIVAIDLDGTLLNSHHEVSPKNVDVLKKLEKNGVKVVITTGRAYEATIKFYKEIGLNGEVICYNGAVVYDKDHNPVWKNILDHETGLELVKVGEKFNTYHHGFIDNKWVLPEMTDIAVKYKERTGLTETLVDFHQLENIAFTKMMYIGENEILMDIYNVLDDKFGDQLYKAFSNPMFLEIMHRDSSKAKALSYLLEKSNLTSDNLLAMGDGYNDFEMLSMAGIGVIMENAPEELKKHFVYKALSNNEDGVGKILESFFEV, encoded by the coding sequence TTGGATGATAAAAATAAGATAAAAATTGTGGCAATTGATTTAGACGGAACTCTTTTAAATTCTCATCATGAGGTTTCGCCTAAGAATGTTGATGTCTTAAAAAAACTAGAAAAAAATGGAGTTAAGGTGGTAATTACAACTGGTAGAGCTTATGAAGCCACGATAAAATTCTACAAGGAGATAGGGTTAAATGGTGAAGTTATCTGCTATAACGGAGCAGTTGTCTACGATAAAGACCATAACCCTGTATGGAAAAATATATTAGACCACGAGACAGGCCTTGAACTTGTAAAAGTAGGAGAGAAATTTAATACTTATCACCACGGTTTTATTGACAATAAATGGGTTCTTCCAGAGATGACTGATATAGCCGTAAAGTATAAGGAGAGAACCGGGTTGACTGAAACCCTGGTTGATTTTCATCAGCTGGAAAATATCGCATTTACCAAGATGATGTATATAGGGGAAAATGAGATACTTATGGATATATACAATGTTCTCGATGACAAGTTCGGAGATCAGCTTTATAAGGCATTTTCAAATCCTATGTTTTTGGAAATAATGCACAGAGATTCATCTAAGGCTAAGGCACTCTCTTACCTTTTAGAGAAAAGCAACCTGACTTCAGATAATCTTCTGGCTATGGGAGACGGGTACAATGATTTTGAGATGCTTTCCATGGCGGGTATAGGGGTTATTATGGAAAATGCTCCTGAAGAGCTTAAAAAGCATTTTGTGTACAAGGCTCTTTCTAATAATGAGGACGGAGTGGGAAAAATTTTAGAAAGTTTTTTTGAAGTCTAA
- a CDS encoding MetS family NSS transporter small subunit, whose product MSTSSIITAAVSITILWGGFGYCLYIAMKKK is encoded by the coding sequence ATGAGTACTAGTTCAATAATAACTGCTGCAGTAAGTATCACTATCCTTTGGGGTGGTTTCGGTTACTGTCTGTACATCGCTATGAAGAAAAAATAA
- a CDS encoding sodium-dependent transporter: MSKKNRGEWGSRIGFIMAAIGSAVGLGNIWRFPYTAASNGGGAFLIPYMIALLTAGIPILILEFGLGHKIRSSAPGVFRSLNKKWQAFGWWQTAISFAITVYYMVVIAWAMSYLKYAFTTGWGEDTKGFLFGTYLNLSDSPMHLGGLNLKVVIPLLLIWGINFTVLRMGIKGGIEKASKIFMPLLVISLIAITIRGVTLPGAAKGLEYFFKPDFSRLTDPKVWVAAYGQIFYSLSIAFGIMLAYSSYLPKDSDIVNNAFITGLGNCSFSILSGIGVFSILGYMAQTQGVEVSEVASAGVGLAFIVFPKAITALPGMNSLFGVTFFLSLLFAGISSSISLVETVLSAIIDNFGMERKKALNVVVLVGLCTSLIFATGAGLYILDIVDHYINNYGVAVAGLVEIILLSWFFNLESIREYVNPLSDFKVGKWWNFCLKFLTPAILGVMIVKNIIGDISSPYEGYSMSAIGLYGGGFMLGTILLAVILPKFVKIKAKTETEKEV, from the coding sequence GTGAGTAAAAAAAATAGAGGAGAGTGGGGCTCGCGTATTGGTTTTATAATGGCTGCGATAGGTTCTGCTGTTGGACTTGGTAATATCTGGAGATTCCCATATACAGCTGCAAGTAATGGGGGAGGAGCATTCCTGATTCCTTATATGATAGCTCTTCTTACTGCGGGAATCCCTATTTTGATCTTAGAGTTTGGACTAGGACACAAGATCAGAAGTAGTGCACCTGGGGTATTTAGATCTCTCAATAAAAAATGGCAAGCTTTCGGATGGTGGCAGACAGCCATATCTTTCGCTATAACGGTTTATTATATGGTAGTAATCGCATGGGCGATGAGTTATCTGAAATATGCATTTACAACTGGATGGGGTGAGGACACAAAGGGATTCCTTTTCGGAACTTACCTTAACCTTTCCGATTCCCCTATGCATCTAGGAGGGCTTAACCTCAAAGTTGTTATACCTCTTTTATTAATCTGGGGAATTAACTTTACTGTACTTAGAATGGGTATCAAGGGCGGAATAGAAAAAGCAAGCAAAATTTTCATGCCATTACTTGTAATTAGCCTTATCGCTATAACAATAAGAGGAGTGACTCTTCCTGGAGCTGCAAAAGGGCTAGAGTATTTCTTTAAACCTGATTTCAGCAGACTGACAGATCCAAAAGTTTGGGTTGCTGCATACGGTCAGATATTTTACTCTTTGAGTATCGCTTTTGGAATAATGCTTGCTTACTCGAGCTATCTTCCTAAAGATTCTGATATTGTTAACAATGCATTTATAACAGGACTTGGTAACTGTAGCTTCAGTATTCTTTCAGGTATAGGGGTATTTAGTATCTTAGGATACATGGCCCAAACTCAAGGAGTAGAGGTAAGTGAAGTTGCAAGTGCAGGAGTGGGGCTGGCATTTATAGTTTTCCCGAAAGCAATCACTGCTCTTCCTGGAATGAACTCTCTATTCGGAGTTACTTTCTTCCTGTCGCTATTATTTGCAGGTATATCTTCTAGTATCTCTCTTGTTGAGACAGTACTTTCTGCTATCATAGATAACTTTGGGATGGAACGTAAAAAGGCACTTAATGTAGTAGTTTTAGTAGGTCTTTGCACATCACTTATCTTTGCTACAGGAGCTGGTCTTTACATCTTAGACATAGTAGATCACTATATCAATAACTACGGTGTTGCAGTTGCAGGTCTTGTAGAGATAATTCTTCTTTCCTGGTTCTTCAACCTTGAAAGTATCAGAGAATACGTTAACCCTTTATCAGACTTCAAAGTCGGTAAATGGTGGAACTTCTGCTTGAAATTCCTAACTCCTGCTATCCTTGGAGTTATGATAGTTAAAAATATCATCGGTGATATTTCTTCTCCTTATGAAGGATATTCTATGAGTGCTATTGGTTTATACGGAGGTGGATTCATGCTTGGAACAATTTTACTTGCTGTAATCCTGCCTAAATTTGTAAAAATCAAGGCTAAAACAGAAACCGAGAAGGAGGTATAA
- a CDS encoding GNAT family N-acetyltransferase → MIVRLGKIEDIEGIKTLYKNAAYEGSGLPILKNEITTEYVEGFVKKAIDSGIIVVAEVEGKIIGELHGCRENFHLFDHVISDINIAVLREYRGMGLGKSLFKYFFKKVNKMKDVMRLEVLVRETNPRAVQFYEKVGFIKEGRLRGRIKNFQGELEADIMMGWVKI, encoded by the coding sequence ATGATCGTTAGACTTGGAAAGATTGAAGATATAGAGGGAATAAAAACTCTCTATAAAAATGCCGCCTATGAAGGAAGTGGACTTCCTATATTAAAAAATGAAATAACCACGGAATATGTAGAAGGATTTGTAAAAAAGGCCATAGACAGCGGGATCATAGTCGTAGCAGAAGTAGAGGGAAAGATAATCGGTGAACTGCACGGCTGCAGAGAGAACTTTCATCTTTTTGACCACGTAATAAGTGATATCAATATAGCAGTCCTCCGTGAGTATAGGGGCATGGGATTGGGAAAATCCCTCTTTAAATATTTTTTTAAAAAAGTAAACAAAATGAAAGACGTAATGAGGCTTGAAGTTTTGGTCCGTGAGACCAATCCAAGGGCTGTTCAGTTTTATGAGAAAGTGGGATTTATAAAAGAGGGCCGGCTAAGGGGAAGAATCAAAAATTTCCAAGGTGAACTCGAAGCAGATATTATGATGGGCTGGGTAAAAATATAG
- a CDS encoding histidinol-phosphatase HisJ family protein codes for MFDYHIHSEFSDDSTEKMSNIVEEAIKKGGKKLCFTEHMEFNYPHEELKFELDYDAYKREFERIKSIYGERIDLYMGVEMGIQANQREIDETVKYAGNHDFDFIIASAHCLEGEDLYSMNPETQNIDEFFTRYFHEMLNVFKHYSDYDVVGHIDLIRRYFLKAHDHRLSKSQEVLRELLSHIINSGKGIEINTGGLFYKSANINPTLDILKLYKEMGGEIITIGSDAHVAERVMSNYSKAIEALDAAGFKYVTTYSKRKKEFHKIK; via the coding sequence ATGTTTGATTATCATATACATTCGGAGTTTTCAGATGATTCAACGGAAAAGATGAGCAATATAGTAGAGGAAGCCATAAAAAAAGGCGGTAAAAAACTTTGTTTTACGGAGCATATGGAGTTTAACTATCCCCATGAAGAGTTGAAATTTGAATTGGATTATGATGCTTATAAGAGGGAGTTTGAGAGGATAAAATCAATCTACGGTGAAAGAATTGACCTGTATATGGGTGTGGAAATGGGGATTCAGGCAAATCAAAGAGAGATAGATGAAACGGTAAAATATGCCGGAAACCATGATTTTGACTTTATTATAGCATCTGCCCACTGCCTCGAAGGTGAAGATCTCTATAGCATGAACCCAGAGACCCAAAATATAGATGAGTTTTTCACAAGATATTTTCATGAGATGCTAAATGTTTTTAAACACTATAGTGATTACGACGTGGTAGGACATATAGACCTCATAAGAAGGTATTTTCTCAAGGCCCATGACCACAGATTATCTAAATCTCAAGAGGTTTTGAGGGAACTTTTGTCTCATATTATAAACAGTGGCAAGGGGATAGAGATAAATACCGGAGGTCTTTTTTATAAGTCTGCAAATATAAACCCTACTCTTGATATACTAAAGCTCTACAAGGAGATGGGAGGGGAGATAATCACCATAGGAAGTGATGCCCATGTTGCCGAAAGGGTGATGAGCAACTACTCAAAGGCTATAGAGGCTCTAGATGCAGCAGGATTTAAATATGTGACAACTTATTCTAAGAGAAAAAAAGAGTTTCATAAGATAAAATAA